GTCTGTTAACATCAAACCATATCCTAATCCAAGTGCAAGGTTGTTAACAGTAAAACGCTCTCCGGTTCCTAAAGGATTATCAACAGTTCGTACATCCATTTCACCAGAATTAAGCAGCGTACCGACTAATGCAAAAGTTCCGACACCTTCCACATTAATACCTGCAGCCATATAATTATACGTTATATCAGCCAACCATTTGTTAAACGTAAATTGGATATCGGTACCCTGCAATCTTCCTAAGCTTGCAGGGTTGTAAAATAAGTTGGATATTTCTCCTGATAGTGATGCTCCTGCATTTCCTAATCCAACAACTCTTGAGCTTGGTTCAATTTTAAGAAATTGTCCAATTGTAGTTCCTGTCTTACTTTGTGCAAAGTTTAGTCCTGCAAAAATAAAAATGAATAGAAAGCAGGATATAATATTTAATCTCTTATGTATTATAAATTTTTTCACACAACCACCTTCATCATTTAATTATTGCAAATTTGCCAATGTATGTTCCAACTTCTACTCCATCAACATGGTAGATATAAAGTCCAGGGGCTACTTCAAGATTGCTCGAATTTCTCAGATCCCAGGCAATTATTCCTTCATTAATATTTCCATCATGTTTAAGAGTCTGGACAAGTTCACCGGTAATAGTATAAATTCTAATTGTAGAATTTGTGGGCAGATTTCTAAATTCAATCTTTCTTTCACCTCTACCAGAAACACCAAAACGTTGTGGTTCAAAACTTGCAGCCCCCACGTAAGGATTTGGCACGACATAAGGATCACCTTCAAATTGCTGCCTAGCTAAATTAGGGTCTATGCGTTGTGCTTTTGTGGTAAATCTAAATTCATCCTGACTGGAGTAAGGGAAGATTAATCTCAGCTCATATCTATCACTCATTGTTGGAGCAACAATCGGGTTTCCGTCAGTTCCGATAGAATCTGTAACAGTTAATCGCCAGGTTGATTTTCTTTGAGTTGGGGCCTCAAAACTTGCTGTTAATATTTCAATATAATCTTCTTTTGAATCGATTGTTCCAGAACCAACGCTGTTATTATCGTAGAATCTGAACTTTAGTTTTTGATCACCGGAGTCAGTTTTTGCTACTACAGTAAACTTAACAAATCTAGCAGGCACACCAGCCGCCGCTAACGATGTATCAATGATCTGGTCGCTAAAAATAACATCAATATTTTCCGGAAATCCTATTCGTCTTAGCCCAATAGGAAAAGTTGGTGCATACCTAATACTTAAAGGTATATTTGTTCCACTGGCAGAAATCAATTTTGTATTTGGACTATCAATTTCTGTAACTTCTGAGGTAAAAATTGTTGGCATAATTCCCGCACCGGAAGGGCCTGAACCTTGCCCCGATAAATCTATGCCTAATTTAAAAAGAGTGTCAGCCATTGTTTCATCAACCATATAATATGATTGTGCGCGCACGCTGTCTTCAGGATTTTCAAATTTTATCAAAAATGTATGATTTTCCGAAACAAGTTCGGAGTTTAGAACTGATAAATTTACAGTACCACTTCCCCTTCCTTCACTCTGTACAAGATTAAATATCTCTGCATCTAGATAACCCAATGACGGCGGGTTTGGTGTTACTTCCACCGTATTTGGGGCAAGTATTATTCCGCCACGCAAAGTTTGGCTTATCGAAATCGCATTTTCTGAAGGATATATTTGAGAAGAATCTACACCTCTGTCATAAGATACAACTGCATAGTAATATCTTTGTCCATTGACTACGGTAGTATCTTTAAATGTATGTTTAATACCGGTATCATTGCCAAGGTAATATGCGATGCCATCAACCGTAGTTGTGGAATAGCCTTGAATATTATTTACTAAATCAAATTGGGCAAGTGGTTTAAGTCCGAATGGTCTACTTCCAGTCCCCGTATAAATAACTCTCGGATCAAGAAAAGATGGATCTGTACTTCTATAAACTCTATAACCTTCAAAATCATTGTTGTGAGTAATAGGATCATAAGCTTGTTCACCGGCATTATCCCAATTTAAAGTTACAAACCCATCCCCTGTAAAAGCATTTACTTTTGGAATCGGTGGGGGAACAGCAAACTGGTAATTTGCTTTATAAATTAGTTGTACAACTTTTGTAGTTACTCTTAACTCTGAAAGATTTGCACCATAACCTAAAGCCAGACTAAATCTTTCTCGACTTCCTGAGCCCAAATAAAATGGACCTGAAGCGAAAAGAAAACCAATGTTAAAATCCAATACTAATGGATCGTCTTCGAATGCAGTTTGGGGATCAGAAAATAAATTATATAATCTACTCGGCCATGAATTCGGATCATCATAAAAAAGAATATTATCTGTAGGTGCATTTGGATTACTTGCCCCTGCTCTAATTCTATTGAATTTAAATCCTGTTAAACCAATCTGATCGGATTCGTCAATATCTACTTTATCAAAATTTTCTTCACCCTCAGTAGGCATGCCATCACCTTCGCCCAAATCATTTGTGCCCCAAATTCCATCAGCTCCTGTATCATAATATTGAGCCACCCAATCCATATCTTCATCACCAGTAAACCAGATACCTGCAATATAGGCAGGCAAATTCTCTACAGGACCATAAATCGATTGAAATTTACTCAGATTGTAATTTAGTGTAACAAAATTCAATATCGCTTCTTGTCCAACAATTTCCTGTCCTGGTCCGCTGTTTCTTTTCTCATCCGTTATTCCATCTTCATCGTTATCAATACCATCTATTGAATTACCAGGCGTCTCCAAATACGAATAACCCAGGTATCCGGTTTTACCAACAAACCCATTTCCATTTTTATCCCATGTATAAACTAAGTTTAACGCGGTACTATCAAAATATGCATTATCATCATCCGATTCATAAACTCCATCTACTCCAATTCCTGAACCGCCCACACCAGAATCCATATATAATCCAAATAATATGTTATTATTATAGGGAGTGGTACTTTCGTTAGTAATATCATAGTGAAAGAAAATAACTAAACCTGCTTGTGGATTCGCCCATTGGAAGCCTCTTTGCTCAATGCGCATCCCCAACCCACGTCTTGTCAAGTCTCTGTTGTCAGGATAGTAATTCCATGCATCATAAAAATTATCATCATACACAACAAAACTTTCCTGATCAGCCTTTGGTTGTTTACCAAAAAATCCATTCCATGCAGAGTGAAGCGGATCCGAATCACTGCCATTTGGTCCAAGCCCATCATTTTTCCAGCCTGGGTCATCCGAATCATTTAATTTATCATACCATTCATCAGGCCAAGTTCTTGTATCTGTACTTAAAGCAACAGATCTTCCTTGATTTATCGATGGCACTGTTTGAAAGTAACCAAAGCGTGGTTCAAAACGCATAATTTTATTTGTTATTGGGCTTTGTGCTTGTCTCTCACGATACCCGGTTTCCATAATATATGCCGGAGTACCATCTGCCTGAATAATTTTTGTAAGAATAAAAGGTGTAGTTCCATCACTGTAATTTTCACCTGAACCTTTTAGTATTTCTACCGAGTGGTCAACTGTGTTATCACGTTCGGGACCAAAATAATCTCCAACCATTCCAAAATTATAAAATATGGTTCTTATAAGATTTGCATCGTGTTGACCGGATCTTTCTGCATCGATTGTTCCTCTCCATTCTGGAGGAACAGGATCTGGTAATATTTGTGCAGTGGTTTTAGAAACCAATATTAGCGTTAGAAGAACTGTTAGCAGAGTTAAATATATTTCTTTTACCGAGCCAGTAGATAAAGTTGGTACATTTAATTTTTTTATATTATTCATATTTAATTGCTCCTCAAAGAAATACCAAACTCAATACGCCTAGGATTATAAAACCTTGATGGGTCAGAAAGTGCAGAACGGTTCGTTGATGGATTTAATGCATAGTCGGGGCTACCTGTGGAGTTAAATACATAGCCATTAACAAAGGTAGTATTTAATACATTAAATGCTCTTACAAAAACACTTAGATACAATGAACCAAGATTGAAATATTTTTCTGCTCTTAAATCAAGTAAAAAATAACTGTCTTTTCTTCCGGAGTTAGTTTCTAAGTTAGCGCCAAACCCTGCACCAATTTCCGGAGTATAAGGCTGTCCGCTGCCAAACTTTAGAATTGTGCTTAATGCATAATCATCAGGAATAGAATAAACAGCAGAGAGATTTAATGTGTGTCTTTGATCCCAATTAAAAGGAATATTCCTTGGTCGTGGATCAGCACCTGCTTTTGCTCGGTTGGCTGTTTCCTCAGGATCACTAGAATTACCTTGAGCAAATTGAAGTGTGTAATCTATAGAAGTATTAAAATTATTAATATCCTTCTGAAAAGCCGATAATGTAAAACCTGTTACACTTCCGTAATCAATATTAGTAAATCTTGAATAGCTTGCTGCTGTATAAGTATCAACAAATTCAACACCCAGCAAATCCCTTATATCTTTATAGAAAAATGAAAGTTGAACGCCAAGAAAATCGGAGATAGATTGTTTTAAACCGAATTCATACTGAATTGTAAATTCAGGTTTTAGATCTGGGTTTCCCATTACACCATAATCAATACCTCCTGCTTGCAGGTCTTCAAGAACAGAATAATCAGAGTTGCTGTATAGAAGATTCAGACCCGGTAACTGATAAAAATGTCCGTAAGAAAAATATACTGAGGCTGCATCAGAAATTGGAAAACTTAATCCAAGCCTAGGTGCTAATGCATTTTTTATTGTTGTTGGAATATAGGTGGATGGGGGTGCATCTTCGATTGAGTTTGCAGGATTTTGTAAATTACTTGGAACTACACTTGCTGCATCATAATATTCATAGCGTAAACCTGCTCTTACTACTAAGTCGCCAATTTCAATCCTATCTTGTAAATAAACCGCAAACTGTTTTGGGTAATATGATCGTAAACCGGGTGTCCTGTAAAACTCTTCAAAAGGATAAAGAACTACCTGATCATTAATATAGAAATCCACAAAGAATCCAGGAGGTCCAAATAGAACATCAGAATACTGCCCTTCAACACCGGCTTCTACAAAATTATATTTATTAGCTTGTAAAGTATAGTCGCCCTTGATAATTAATGAATTTGTTTCCTGTTTAAACCTACCGAGATCAAGACCTTGAATAAATGCTCCATCTTCATAGTTTGCATCGCCCTTAGATCTACCAGCTTCTATATATCGTGGATCATATAGGTCTTCATACTTGTAGTCGGCATATTTAAAAATATTCTGTCTTATGTTTATCTTATAAAACATTTCCGGTGAAATAGTATGCGTAAAAGCAAGACCATGGCTTATAGAAGTTGTATAATTTGTTTTAATGCCATCTGGGTTTAAACGATAAGCTTGATTATAATCTTGGCGTTCTGCATAATTATAAATAATCTGGTAGCTTAATTGGATGTCTTTTATTAAAGTATTAGTGAGTTTAGCCTGCCCGCTCCACTCATCGTCTGTATTCATATTTACAAGTGCATTATCGCCGGTAGAATTTAATATCTTATTTTCAAAATCATTTTTGTCAAATGGAGTAAATTTTCTTGTTCCAAACAAGTATCCACCGTTATAATATTTCCTGCCATTAGCAAAAAAAGTTGTTTGAGGTAAACCTGTTGGCCCGCTAACTGAAAGTTGATAGTTTTGAATTGTAAGCGGTTTATATTTATTAACATTAGGGTAACGATCTGTGTCTGTAGTATAATAGTCACCAAAAAAAGTTTCGGCAGAAAATTCAAATTTGTCAGAGCCGGATTTTAAAACCGTGTTTACAACACCAGACATTGCCTGGCCATACTTAGCATCAAAGGTACCACTGATGACCTGAACTTCCTCGATTGCAGAACGATCTAATTGCGGCAATATGGATTTGTTATCAAACGGGTTATTAGCAGTAACACCATCAACCTGGTACTGAACTTCGCCAATTCTACCTCCTCTAAAGTGTCCATCAACAACGCCTGCTTGAAGGTTCACTATTTCTTCCAAACTTTGAATTGGAAGACTTTTAATATCATCTTTATTAATAGAAGAAACGGAGCTTGTTTGATTGAATTCCACCAATGGTTTTTTTGCAACAACAATAACTTCTTCACCAACAATTGCTTCGGAATTTAAAGTAGCATTAAGTTTTGTGGTTTGGTCAGCTGAAATTCTAACATTGGAAATAAGCTGGGATTGAAATCCAAGATAGCGGAAGATAATAGTATAAGTTCCGGTTCTAATATTAATGATATTATAATAGCCTTCAAAATCTGTGGCGGCACCCTGATTTGTTCCATCTATTAAAACATTAGCTCCAATTAATGGCTCCCCGTTTTCATCTGCAACCACACCGGAAAGTTTACCAGTTGTTTGTGCATTTAACATTGCAGAGGTTATAGAAAACAAAAGCATTAGAAATATTAGCTGCCATCTAAGTTGTTTAAGTAAAAAAAAGCTTGTAAATGATTTATTCATAACTGATCCGTCTTTTATCTTATTTAAGATCGTAAAAAAAGCGGAGAATATTATTTTATCCTCCGCTGTTATTTAATTACTTAAGAAGAATCATTTTTCCGACTTTACTAATATAATTTGTGCCAGATGCAGAATTGTTTAATGTAATTTTATAGAAGTAAACTCCGGATGAAATTGATGAGGCACTAAATGAGTAACTTAATTCTCCGGCATTTCTGTTAGTCAAATTTATACTCTTAACTTCTTCACCAACGGTATTGTATATTTTTAGATTTACATCCCCGGTTTCAGGAATAGCAAATTTAATTGTTGTAGAAGGATTAAATGGATTTGGATAATTTCCATATAACTGAATTGAGTTTGGTATCGAGACAGTATATTCATCTTTAACACCAACCAAAGTACCCGGATCTAATACAGCCCATGCCGCAGTAGGCCCACCTTCTAATTCTCTAAACCACCAAACACGAGTACCGTAATTTGATAATGGATCTTCAAAAGTGTCACCATCGGCCAGCATAACACCACAGAAAAGAGCTTTATCACCTAGATCTGTAGGATAATCTAAACCTGTAAGATCTATTTTCATCTCAATCGAATAACCTTCATCAAAATCCGTATTATTATTTACTGTTGTTGCTCCTTTTAAAGCTGCGCCAAATTGTGCCTTGCCTGAATCAACCAATGTTTTTAAATATTCATAAGGTTCGCCCAGACCAGTAAAACTAAAACTCACTCTGCAATTTTTGAAAATCATATTATTTTCAACATCATTCAGTTCTGTTCGATGTCCAAGTACCAATCTAACTCCGTCAATTAGATCAAAGATTGTGGTCCCATAAACAACTCCATCTGTAACATCAGCAGAGAAGTAAAGATAATTATCTTTAAAAAACATTTTAATTACTGCAAAAGATGGATCAATTATTGGTGGGTATGAAGGAGGAGTAGTGAATGAAGGTTGGTATCTGCCACTCATAAATTTTCCAACTCCAGGGTAGTCTTCTCTTAATGTTTGTATATCCCATCCCAAATTAAAAGTATAAGCTCCGGCCCAAACAGCTTCATCCGGTTTGCCATCAATAACAGGATCCGGGTAATTAGCCCCGTTTGGAATTATAACATCCGGCGCAATCATAGGAAGTACAGTGGTTAAACCAACATCCGGTTTGCCATAAACGCGAGCAACATTAATTGTGTTAGCATTACCCCAAGGAGCTTGATAATAAGTTTTAGTACTGTATGTTTTTAATGGGTCATTTTCAAATAAAAAATCATTATCCCAGATACTAAAATTTAGAGCAATTGCATCACCATCCGGCTGATTTACATTATAACCGAGTGAATCTAAATTTATTCGCATTTCTGTAACCCATCCTTGGTCCCTCCCTGCATCATTTGAAATACCATTTACAACAGTTCTTGCATCAACTATGGAAATTTCTCTATTAGTTCTTGGTGTTCCATCGTAACTTCCATAACTACCAACTATTCTTGGAAGAGATCCAACCACTGGTGTTGAATCGGGCAATGAGTTTGTCCAGTAAGTATAGAAAATTTCGGCAGGACTGGCCATGAAAGATGATCCATCTAATTGTAATTTATTTTTAACAGACATAAGAACTGCATCAAATTTAGGCCAAATATCATTTCCACCAATAGATGAATCCGGAATATCAAAGGCTAACCATAGTTGGTTATCGCTTGCTACTAAGAATTTTATTGTAGCATTAGTTGGATCTGTTACCACTCCTGGTCCCCCGTCAGTTTCTTTTTTATAACCGCTTGTTGGTAAAAGCCCTGGTTGACCGTAAGTTATTGTTATTGATTCAGCTTGTGCCCAGGCAGTTTCATCAAGAACACCATC
Above is a genomic segment from Ignavibacteriales bacterium containing:
- a CDS encoding TonB-dependent receptor, producing the protein MNKSFTSFFLLKQLRWQLIFLMLLFSITSAMLNAQTTGKLSGVVADENGEPLIGANVLIDGTNQGAATDFEGYYNIINIRTGTYTIIFRYLGFQSQLISNVRISADQTTKLNATLNSEAIVGEEVIVVAKKPLVEFNQTSSVSSINKDDIKSLPIQSLEEIVNLQAGVVDGHFRGGRIGEVQYQVDGVTANNPFDNKSILPQLDRSAIEEVQVISGTFDAKYGQAMSGVVNTVLKSGSDKFEFSAETFFGDYYTTDTDRYPNVNKYKPLTIQNYQLSVSGPTGLPQTTFFANGRKYYNGGYLFGTRKFTPFDKNDFENKILNSTGDNALVNMNTDDEWSGQAKLTNTLIKDIQLSYQIIYNYAERQDYNQAYRLNPDGIKTNYTTSISHGLAFTHTISPEMFYKINIRQNIFKYADYKYEDLYDPRYIEAGRSKGDANYEDGAFIQGLDLGRFKQETNSLIIKGDYTLQANKYNFVEAGVEGQYSDVLFGPPGFFVDFYINDQVVLYPFEEFYRTPGLRSYYPKQFAVYLQDRIEIGDLVVRAGLRYEYYDAASVVPSNLQNPANSIEDAPPSTYIPTTIKNALAPRLGLSFPISDAASVYFSYGHFYQLPGLNLLYSNSDYSVLEDLQAGGIDYGVMGNPDLKPEFTIQYEFGLKQSISDFLGVQLSFFYKDIRDLLGVEFVDTYTAASYSRFTNIDYGSVTGFTLSAFQKDINNFNTSIDYTLQFAQGNSSDPEETANRAKAGADPRPRNIPFNWDQRHTLNLSAVYSIPDDYALSTILKFGSGQPYTPEIGAGFGANLETNSGRKDSYFLLDLRAEKYFNLGSLYLSVFVRAFNVLNTTFVNGYVFNSTGSPDYALNPSTNRSALSDPSRFYNPRRIEFGISLRSN
- a CDS encoding T9SS type A sorting domain-containing protein, coding for MKTNKLALLAFAILLLSHSLIFAQFIPRQDAIWARYVPAGTITMDGVLDETAWAQAESITITYGQPGLLPTSGYKKETDGGPGVVTDPTNATIKFLVASDNQLWLAFDIPDSSIGGNDIWPKFDAVLMSVKNKLQLDGSSFMASPAEIFYTYWTNSLPDSTPVVGSLPRIVGSYGSYDGTPRTNREISIVDARTVVNGISNDAGRDQGWVTEMRINLDSLGYNVNQPDGDAIALNFSIWDNDFLFENDPLKTYSTKTYYQAPWGNANTINVARVYGKPDVGLTTVLPMIAPDVIIPNGANYPDPVIDGKPDEAVWAGAYTFNLGWDIQTLREDYPGVGKFMSGRYQPSFTTPPSYPPIIDPSFAVIKMFFKDNYLYFSADVTDGVVYGTTIFDLIDGVRLVLGHRTELNDVENNMIFKNCRVSFSFTGLGEPYEYLKTLVDSGKAQFGAALKGATTVNNNTDFDEGYSIEMKIDLTGLDYPTDLGDKALFCGVMLADGDTFEDPLSNYGTRVWWFRELEGGPTAAWAVLDPGTLVGVKDEYTVSIPNSIQLYGNYPNPFNPSTTIKFAIPETGDVNLKIYNTVGEEVKSINLTNRNAGELSYSFSASSISSGVYFYKITLNNSASGTNYISKVGKMILLK